The following is a genomic window from Solidesulfovibrio sp..
GGCCATCTCCTGGGAAGCGGCCAGGGCGGCCTGGGGCTGGACCAGTTCGGCGTGGGCCACGTTTTGCACGTAGGGCATGGTCTGGAAGACCGTGGTCAGGTCGATGGGCATCTACTTCACCAGGAAATCCTCGATGAGCAGGTTATCCAGCGGTTGCACCCCAATGAACTGGTTGATGACCGACAGGACGTCCTTTTTGAGCGCCTCGGCGTTCTGCTTGTCGGCAAGGAACGCCAGGTTCTTGTTTTTGAGATAATAATACACGGCGTCGCGCACGACAATGAGGTTGCGCTTCAATTCCAGCTCCACGGTCGGCTCCTGGGTCACGGCCGTGAAGCGGATGGTCAGAAAACGCGTGCGCCCGCCGGCGTCGGCCAGTTCGATGAGGAACGGATCCAGGGGGATGACGATTTCCCGTTTGGGCGCGGGCGGTTCCGGCGGCGGCGGTGTCGGCGTCACGGAGGGGGGTGGCGCGGTTTCCTCCTGGGGCGGCGGTGGCGGCGGGGGCGGGGGTTTTTTGAAGAGAAGGAAAGAGGCGGCCAGGCCGGCCCCGAGCAGGACGACGGCCGCGCCGATGAGGAGCAAGCGTTTCTTGCGGGAGGGTTTCGCCTGCTCGACGGCCGGCTCGGCAAAGGGGGAGGCGGTTTCTTCCTGGGGCGGCGGGGCGGCTTCCTCGGCCTCGTCCTCGAGAAACGGGGCGTCGTCGAGGTCGAGATCGACCTTCTGCAACGCCTTGGGCAGGTCGTCGGACAGTTCGCTGTCGTCGAGCTTGGCTTTGAGTTGGGAATCGAGGCTGTCGTCGGCAACCATGGGGGCCTCGCGGCGGGCCGGCACCCGGGCCGTGGCGGCGACGGGGCGGCCCGGGCGTTACGCGGCAAAGGATCGGCCTGCCCGGAAATGTCCCGCCGGCGCGGTCAACCGGCCTTCCCCGGCGCGTCCCCGGCCATGCGGTTGCGGGCGTCCGGCCGGCACGCGGCGCACCCCCGCGCCGTCCCGTGGGTCGTCCCGGTCGGCTATTTGTCGAAAATCTTGTCGATCTTCTGGCCGAGGGTCTCGGCCGTGAAGGGCTTGACGATGTAGTTGGACACCTTGGCCTGGACGGCCTCGATGATGTTTTCCTGTTGCGCCTCGGCCGTGACCATGAGGAAGGGCGTGGCGGCGAAGTCCTCGCTGGCGCGCACCTTGCGCAGCAGTTCGATGCCGGGCATGTTGGGCATGTTCCAGTCGGAGATGATGAAGTCGATCTTGTCCTTGTTGAGGGTTTCCCAGGCCGTGCTGCCGTCGTCGGCTTCGATGATGTTGTTGAAGCCCAGTTGCCTGAGAATGTTTTTTATGATCCTGCGCATGGTGGAAAAATCGTCGACGACCAGGATGCGCATTTCTTTGTTGGCGGCCATGGTTTTCTCCTGTTCTTCCCTGTCGTCATCGACACCGGGGGCAACCGACGGCCGTTTGCCCGGGGCGCCGGCCGCCCGAGCGGGCCGGGTCAATGCTGCTCGATATTGAACTGGGCTTTGAACTTCTGCCGGAGCCGGGACAGGGCCTGGGAATGCAGCTGCGACACGCGCCCCTCGGTGATGCCCATGACCTCGGAAGTCTCCCGCATATTCAGTTCCTCACCGTAATAGAGCGACAATACCAACTTTTCCCGGGGAGTCAAATCATCGATGAGGGAGGCGAGCTTGTCCACCAGCTCCTTGAATTCGGCGGATTTGTAGGGCTCGTTTTCCAGCTGGTTCTTCTGGTAGGAGGAGATGTTCTCGGTGATGGCGTCCAGGCTCAGGCACAGCTGGTTTTGCAGCGCCTCCAGGCCTTGGGTCACCTCGCGTTCGGTCAGGCCCGTGGCCTCGGCCAACTGCTCCACGGTGGCGGCCTGGCCCGAGTCGCCCTCGATGCGCCGGGAGGCCTCCTCCAGGGTGCGCACGCGGTGGCGCTGGCCGCGCGAGAACCAGTCCATGCGGCGCAGGTCGTCGAGCATGGCGCCCTTGATGCGGGATTCGGCGTAGGTTTCGAACTTGATGCCCAGTTCCGGCCGGAAGCGCCCCAGGGCCTCCAGCAGCCCCATGGCCCCGGCGCTCAGGAGTTCGCCGAGCTCCACCGACTGGGGCAGCTTGGCCTTGAGCCGCGTGGCCACGATCTTGATCTTGGGCGAGTAGTGGCGCACGATCTCCTGGCGATCGCGCGCGTCGAACGCGTCCCACTTCGCGGCTCCGGATTCGAGCCTAAGCCAGGGGCTGTTCCTGGAACAGGAGCTTTTTCCAGAAGAATTTGATGTTTCCATCGAGCTTGGCGTCCACGTCCCAGGAATCGATCGTTTGGGCCAGCTCCATGAGCTTCTTGCTGGCCGCGGCCTCTGGCGTCAAAGCGCAAAAGGGCTTCTGGCGGATGACCGCGCTTTTGACGGCCGCGTCAGCCGGCACCACCCCGGTGAAATCCAGGGAAATGCCCGACAGGAAATGGTCGCAGGCCGTGGAGAGCTTTTCGTACACCGCCTTGGCCGCCTTGAGGCTCGGCGCCATGTTCACCACCACCCGGAACCGGTGCACGTCGTGGTGCAGGTGCATGACCTTGATCAGCGCGTACGCGTCGGTCAGCGAAGTCGGCTCGGTGGTCAGCACGAGCAGCCGTTCCTGGGCGGCCAGATTGAAATAAATCACATTATCATTGATTCCGGCCCCGGTGTCCACAATCAAATAATTGATGCGGGTCTCCAGGTAGTCCATGGCCTCGAGCAGGTCGAGCTTCTGGCCGGTGGACAGGGCCAGCATGTCGCTCACCCCGGAGGAGGCCGGCAGGATGGAAAAGCCGAACGGCGTTTCCATGAGCACTTGCTTGAGGTCCACGCCCTCGTGGAAGAGGTGGAACAGGTTCATCGTGGGGGTCAGGCCCAGCAGGATGTCGACGTTGGCCAGGCCCAGGTCGGCGTCGAGCAGCACCACCTTGCGGCCGAGCTTGGACAGGCAATAGGCGAGGTTGACCGAAATGTTGGTCTTGCCGACGCCCCCCTTGCCCGAAGTGACGGAAAGCACCCGGGGAATTTGCGCCGCCGGGAGGTCGCGGCGGGGGATACGCGTATCGGTTTCGCGGATAGACATGCGTCGTCCTTAGGCCCTGGCGTCGGCATCGGCGTAGTCGCCGGGCAGCTGGTGTTTGAACAGCAGTTTCCAGACCGCCTTGCCCGAGGCCGGCGCCATGCCATGGGTCAGTTCCGGCCCGTGGGCCAGGGCCGAAACGGGCAGGGACGAGGCGTGCGCCATGTTGACAAGGCTTCCGTAATTACAGGCTTCGTCGAGCTTCGTCCAGACGAGACTGGCCAGCGGCGGACACTGGTAGACCCGCAGGTAGTGGGCCGTCTGGGCCGGGGAGAAGACCGGCGAGAGCACCAGGTGGGCCCGCAGGTTGCGGGGCGCGCCAAGGCCCATGGAGGCGCACCAGGCGGCCATGGCCCCTTCGCCGCGAAGGCTCGGCGCGTCGATGAACACGGCCTCGCCGGCCCCGGCCGCGTCAAGAAGCCGGCGGAAATCCTCGGGGCCGTCGACCTCGGCGTAGTCGAGGCCCGAGAGTTCGGCGAAATGGCGCAGCAGCATCCGGCCCTTGCCCCGGCCGCCGTCGGCGTTGGCCACGGTCACGCGCGCCGACGGCGTCGCCGCCCGGGCGGCCAGGGCCAGGCGCAACAGGATGGTGGTCTTGCCCACGCCGCTTGGCCCCACGAACAGGTGGGCCACCCCGGGCCAGGCTTCCGGCGTCAGGGGTTTGACACGCACCAGGCGCGACAGGGCCGGGATGACCGTGTCCTCGCCGCGTTCGACGATCGAGCGGAAAATGGCCAGCACCGAGGCCTCGTCCACGCCCTCGCGCTCCAGGTATTCGAGCGCCAGGCGCTGGCGCGGCGAGAGGGCGGAAAAGTCCATGCGCGGCCGCAGCAGCGCCAGCAGATGGCCCTTGATTTCGCCCCATTCCCGGTTCCAGTCGCCGCTCGGGCCGGGCTGGGCCGTGGCCGGGGCGGGCTGGGCCTGGCCGGCGGTGGCCTTGCCGTTGCCGCCGTTGCCGCCCTTGGCGGCGACGGATCGGGTGGCGGCCGGGGAGCGCGCCGGGGACGCGGCCTCGGGCTGCTCCAGGGCGGCCATGACTTCGCACAACGTCCGGCCGTCCTCGCGCACGCTCTGGCTGCCGAGGATCACGGCCTCCTTGCCGAGTTCCTGGCGGACCAGGCTCAGGCAGTCCGCCATGGAGGGGGCGCGAAAGGTCTTAACCCGCATTGCCGAGTCCTACGTTGGCCACGGATTGGAGCTTGATCTCGGC
Proteins encoded in this region:
- the fliL gene encoding flagellar basal body-associated FliL family protein; protein product: MVADDSLDSQLKAKLDDSELSDDLPKALQKVDLDLDDAPFLEDEAEEAAPPPQEETASPFAEPAVEQAKPSRKKRLLLIGAAVVLLGAGLAASFLLFKKPPPPPPPPPQEETAPPPSVTPTPPPPEPPAPKREIVIPLDPFLIELADAGGRTRFLTIRFTAVTQEPTVELELKRNLIVVRDAVYYYLKNKNLAFLADKQNAEALKKDVLSVINQFIGVQPLDNLLIEDFLVK
- a CDS encoding chemotaxis response regulator CheY — encoded protein: MAANKEMRILVVDDFSTMRRIIKNILRQLGFNNIIEADDGSTAWETLNKDKIDFIISDWNMPNMPGIELLRKVRASEDFAATPFLMVTAEAQQENIIEAVQAKVSNYIVKPFTAETLGQKIDKIFDK
- a CDS encoding FliA/WhiG family RNA polymerase sigma factor, whose product is METSNSSGKSSCSRNSPWLRLESGAAKWDAFDARDRQEIVRHYSPKIKIVATRLKAKLPQSVELGELLSAGAMGLLEALGRFRPELGIKFETYAESRIKGAMLDDLRRMDWFSRGQRHRVRTLEEASRRIEGDSGQAATVEQLAEATGLTEREVTQGLEALQNQLCLSLDAITENISSYQKNQLENEPYKSAEFKELVDKLASLIDDLTPREKLVLSLYYGEELNMRETSEVMGITEGRVSQLHSQALSRLRQKFKAQFNIEQH
- a CDS encoding MinD/ParA family protein, translating into MSIRETDTRIPRRDLPAAQIPRVLSVTSGKGGVGKTNISVNLAYCLSKLGRKVVLLDADLGLANVDILLGLTPTMNLFHLFHEGVDLKQVLMETPFGFSILPASSGVSDMLALSTGQKLDLLEAMDYLETRINYLIVDTGAGINDNVIYFNLAAQERLLVLTTEPTSLTDAYALIKVMHLHHDVHRFRVVVNMAPSLKAAKAVYEKLSTACDHFLSGISLDFTGVVPADAAVKSAVIRQKPFCALTPEAAASKKLMELAQTIDSWDVDAKLDGNIKFFWKKLLFQEQPLA
- a CDS encoding flagellar biosynthesis protein FlhF; this encodes MRVKTFRAPSMADCLSLVRQELGKEAVILGSQSVREDGRTLCEVMAALEQPEAASPARSPAATRSVAAKGGNGGNGKATAGQAQPAPATAQPGPSGDWNREWGEIKGHLLALLRPRMDFSALSPRQRLALEYLEREGVDEASVLAIFRSIVERGEDTVIPALSRLVRVKPLTPEAWPGVAHLFVGPSGVGKTTILLRLALAARAATPSARVTVANADGGRGKGRMLLRHFAELSGLDYAEVDGPEDFRRLLDAAGAGEAVFIDAPSLRGEGAMAAWCASMGLGAPRNLRAHLVLSPVFSPAQTAHYLRVYQCPPLASLVWTKLDEACNYGSLVNMAHASSLPVSALAHGPELTHGMAPASGKAVWKLLFKHQLPGDYADADARA